A genomic stretch from Falco naumanni isolate bFalNau1 chromosome 8, bFalNau1.pat, whole genome shotgun sequence includes:
- the LOC121093204 gene encoding carnosine N-methyltransferase 2 isoform X2, whose product MIPSMRSLTAEEYVEAFNSFLAHSTEHQCMDKFNMEEMPNIMAGLGNGKSTVNVLGVGSGTGEQDLKMIRILQAAHPGVLIDNEIIEPNPQHVAAYKELVSQAPDLQNVSFIWYQLTSSEYEQKVKEEGIQKKFDFIHMIQMLYRVEDIPNTIKFYHSCLDHHGKLLIIILSDSSGWASLWKKYRHCLPSTDSGHYITSSGITDVLERLGVEYRVYEFPSGWDITECFIEGDPAGGCMMDFLTGTKNFLGTAPLGLRQQLQEALCQPECSSKKDGRIIFSNNLSMIVVESWSRDQLQKPS is encoded by the exons ATGATCCCTTCCATGAGAAGTCTCACGGCTGAGGAGTATGTAGAGGCCTTTAATTCATTTTTGGCACATTCAACAGAGCACCAGTGCATGGACAAGTTCAACATGGAAGAAATGCCCAACATCATGGCTGG TCTCGGCAATGGAAAATCAACGGTAAATGTTCTGGGAGTCGGCAGCGGCACAG GTGAGCAGGATTTGAAAATGATCAGGATACTGCAGGCTGCGCACCCAGGGGTCCTTATTGATAACGAGATCATAGAGCCCAACCCACAGCATGTGGCAGCTTACAAAG aactggTGAGTCAAGCTCCAGACCTGCAGAACGTCTCTTTTATTTGGTACCAGCTCACTTCCTCAGAGTATGAACAAAAGGTGAAAGAGGAAGGCATTCAGAAGAAATTTGACTTCATCCATATGATCCAG ATGCTGTACCGTGTGGAGGATATTCCCAATACTATAAAGTTTTACCACAGCTGCCTCGACCATCATGGTAAACTCTTGATCATAATTTTATCAG ACAGTAGCGGATGGGCCAGCTTGTGGAAGAAGTACAGACACTGCTTGCCTTCCACGGACAGCGGCCACTACATCACCTCCAGTGGCATCACGGACGTTTTGGAGAGACTTGGTGTTGAATACCGCGTTTATGAATTCCCATCGGGCTGGGATATCACAGAGTGCTTTATCGAAGGGGACCCTGCTGGAGGCTGCATGATGGATTTCCTGACAGGGACAAAAAATTTCTTGGGCACAGCTCCACTGGGTCTgcggcagcagctgcaggaggctcTCTGCCAGCCTGAGTGCAGCAGCAAAAAGGACGGGAGGATCATCTTTAGCAACAACTTGAGTATGATTGTGGTTGAATCCTGGAGTCGGGACCAGCTGCAGAAGCCCAGTTAG
- the LOC121093204 gene encoding carnosine N-methyltransferase 2 isoform X3, which yields MDPAPEMKRTRFPSMNFEAEILTAPHDNSELYMIPSMRSLTAEEYVEAFNSFLAHSTEHQCMDKFNMEEMPNIMAGLGNGKSTVNVLGVGSGTELVSQAPDLQNVSFIWYQLTSSEYEQKVKEEGIQKKFDFIHMIQMLYRVEDIPNTIKFYHSCLDHHGKLLIIILSDSSGWASLWKKYRHCLPSTDSGHYITSSGITDVLERLGVEYRVYEFPSGWDITECFIEGDPAGGCMMDFLTGTKNFLGTAPLGLRQQLQEALCQPECSSKKDGRIIFSNNLSMIVVESWSRDQLQKPS from the exons AGCTATATATGATCCCTTCCATGAGAAGTCTCACGGCTGAGGAGTATGTAGAGGCCTTTAATTCATTTTTGGCACATTCAACAGAGCACCAGTGCATGGACAAGTTCAACATGGAAGAAATGCCCAACATCATGGCTGG TCTCGGCAATGGAAAATCAACGGTAAATGTTCTGGGAGTCGGCAGCGGCACAG aactggTGAGTCAAGCTCCAGACCTGCAGAACGTCTCTTTTATTTGGTACCAGCTCACTTCCTCAGAGTATGAACAAAAGGTGAAAGAGGAAGGCATTCAGAAGAAATTTGACTTCATCCATATGATCCAG ATGCTGTACCGTGTGGAGGATATTCCCAATACTATAAAGTTTTACCACAGCTGCCTCGACCATCATGGTAAACTCTTGATCATAATTTTATCAG ACAGTAGCGGATGGGCCAGCTTGTGGAAGAAGTACAGACACTGCTTGCCTTCCACGGACAGCGGCCACTACATCACCTCCAGTGGCATCACGGACGTTTTGGAGAGACTTGGTGTTGAATACCGCGTTTATGAATTCCCATCGGGCTGGGATATCACAGAGTGCTTTATCGAAGGGGACCCTGCTGGAGGCTGCATGATGGATTTCCTGACAGGGACAAAAAATTTCTTGGGCACAGCTCCACTGGGTCTgcggcagcagctgcaggaggctcTCTGCCAGCCTGAGTGCAGCAGCAAAAAGGACGGGAGGATCATCTTTAGCAACAACTTGAGTATGATTGTGGTTGAATCCTGGAGTCGGGACCAGCTGCAGAAGCCCAGTTAG
- the LOC121093204 gene encoding carnosine N-methyltransferase 2 isoform X1, producing MDPAPEMKRTRFPSMNFEAEILTAPHDNSELYMIPSMRSLTAEEYVEAFNSFLAHSTEHQCMDKFNMEEMPNIMAGLGNGKSTVNVLGVGSGTGEQDLKMIRILQAAHPGVLIDNEIIEPNPQHVAAYKELVSQAPDLQNVSFIWYQLTSSEYEQKVKEEGIQKKFDFIHMIQMLYRVEDIPNTIKFYHSCLDHHGKLLIIILSDSSGWASLWKKYRHCLPSTDSGHYITSSGITDVLERLGVEYRVYEFPSGWDITECFIEGDPAGGCMMDFLTGTKNFLGTAPLGLRQQLQEALCQPECSSKKDGRIIFSNNLSMIVVESWSRDQLQKPS from the exons AGCTATATATGATCCCTTCCATGAGAAGTCTCACGGCTGAGGAGTATGTAGAGGCCTTTAATTCATTTTTGGCACATTCAACAGAGCACCAGTGCATGGACAAGTTCAACATGGAAGAAATGCCCAACATCATGGCTGG TCTCGGCAATGGAAAATCAACGGTAAATGTTCTGGGAGTCGGCAGCGGCACAG GTGAGCAGGATTTGAAAATGATCAGGATACTGCAGGCTGCGCACCCAGGGGTCCTTATTGATAACGAGATCATAGAGCCCAACCCACAGCATGTGGCAGCTTACAAAG aactggTGAGTCAAGCTCCAGACCTGCAGAACGTCTCTTTTATTTGGTACCAGCTCACTTCCTCAGAGTATGAACAAAAGGTGAAAGAGGAAGGCATTCAGAAGAAATTTGACTTCATCCATATGATCCAG ATGCTGTACCGTGTGGAGGATATTCCCAATACTATAAAGTTTTACCACAGCTGCCTCGACCATCATGGTAAACTCTTGATCATAATTTTATCAG ACAGTAGCGGATGGGCCAGCTTGTGGAAGAAGTACAGACACTGCTTGCCTTCCACGGACAGCGGCCACTACATCACCTCCAGTGGCATCACGGACGTTTTGGAGAGACTTGGTGTTGAATACCGCGTTTATGAATTCCCATCGGGCTGGGATATCACAGAGTGCTTTATCGAAGGGGACCCTGCTGGAGGCTGCATGATGGATTTCCTGACAGGGACAAAAAATTTCTTGGGCACAGCTCCACTGGGTCTgcggcagcagctgcaggaggctcTCTGCCAGCCTGAGTGCAGCAGCAAAAAGGACGGGAGGATCATCTTTAGCAACAACTTGAGTATGATTGTGGTTGAATCCTGGAGTCGGGACCAGCTGCAGAAGCCCAGTTAG